GAAAACCATTGTTGGCTTAGTGTGCTTTGATGGTCAGAGGCACAAGAGAAGCACTTGAGAATTTGGCTCATTACATCTGAATACTTTTGGACAATAGGGTACATATAAGCAGTGAACAGCCATGGGTCTATTAATCATACATACACAATTACACAGCCACTATTTTGATTCAAATACTCATGAAACCAAGTCAGAAGAGGGACTTTCATACCATATCTCAAAAGGGTCGAAAGGAAGACTGGAAAAAATAGCACAGTATATTGTCATTACAATTATTCTTCAATGAACTACAGGTGAATTTGAATCAAATACTCAATTATATGTAGGATTATTTTGGTGAGGCGCCAATTATGAACTACAATGGCAACATAACCTACATCAATATATTTGATATCTGTCACATATATCCTGATCTCCTTGATGAAATAGGGCCACGAAAGACAGATAATGAACGAATTGTTGATGTGATACAGAAATTATTTTGAGTTTATATGGAAAATGCAAGATGGATTCCAGAATGGCCATCTTGGCAAGTTTTCAGTTGCATCAAGCCAATTTCAAAGGCTATTAATGAGATGATGTAATGCTGATCTGGGAAGTCAAAGTGTTCTTGTAGATTTAACATTGTGCTCATAAATGTTCCTTATGCATGCAGGAGTTTAGGTGTGCGTAATGACAGCTACAAAACCAACAGCTATTTGGCCTTACTTAATGCCAGGGAATATTCTGTGTACTCAATATCAAAGCTTACCATGCATGCATAAAATATTCACTTGTGGGCATTACGCGGAGACAGAGGCACGGGCAGATCCTGTTGGAATACTAGTAGATAACCCAGCATATGATTGCAGCAAATGATGCCCAACAATAATTGTGCCTTAGGAGTAGCTTCGAGTTCTTAAGTTGCTACACCAAGatagtaaaaaacaaaatatatgtatGATAGTGTTGAGAGATTGGAATACAACTGGAATATATGAGTCCTTCCAGATTGGATTTACACTGCCAGAAGATCCAAAATTGTTGAACTATATGTAAGAAAAGTTCTGAATGGCAACTTTCAATAAGTCAGCTGAGATTCCTCACTAGGTCAGCCATATACCCAAAGTTGTTTACTGCAATGGACAGCACCGAGTAGGTATTAACAGCTGGGAAACATTAAGGATATATTGTTATCTCTTCTTCCACTGGAAAGCTAAAAAGATCTTTGTTATAAAATGGCAGAATTGCAGGAAAAAGAGATAAAATATTCCTCACAGTGTAGAGccatacagaaaaaaaaagatacatgttAATGCATAAAGAATCTctcgttcttttttttaatgcataaaGAATCtctcgttctttttttttttagttaagtgCATTGTTTGTCAACTTTGCAACTtaaaagacgggtggacttcagctcccagaattcctcagccagtatgtttgttggggaattctgggtgctgaagttcacacgtcttaaaagttgccaaggttgagaaacactgcttaaaTGTATCCCCACCCCCAGCCCTTGATTTCAAGCAAAGCATCCTGAACCCAAGCAAATATGCTCCAGATTTTATAGACAAAAACATTAGTATTTCCCAACAGAAGTGCTGAGCAATTAACGCCAGCAAAAAGTGAAGATACCTTTGGGATTTTGTAATTTCCCATTTCTGAAAATGAGTTGTACGGTTACAAAAAGCAGTAAACATTTAAAAGTGTACTGAAGATATCGCAGTAttggaatgaaaatgaaaattaagGTATTGGCATGAATATATTCCTctaccttctttctctttctgggaAACGCGCTCACATTTTGcaaacagaaatatatatttttaattaccgAGAGACTGATGAAGAGCATTGTGATAAATACTAGAAACAACTCTTTCGCTTTGGGTTGATAACACAAAGAACCTGGTGAAATGAACTCTTTCACTTAGAAAATGGTGGCAGGGAATTGCAGACGAttttggaatggctgaattgcaaAAGCAGACCTTTTAAACCAGAATGGCATCGCAGAGAAATGGTGCATAGTAGAAAGACAAtatctgtttttgttttaaagagcTGCATTtggctcatcatcatcatcataccaCTATCATCCTATCACGCTTGGCTTTaaagcgggggtctccaaccttggcaacttgaggacttgtggacttcaactcccagaattctgggagttggagtccacaagtcttcaagttgccaaggttggagacccctgctctaaagtgcaCATATCCTTCACTTAACAGTACTTCTACTGTAACAAAATTATTACTGGAACTTCCTCATCTTTGTTCCTGTTCCTGCCTTTCTCATTTTAAGTGGTGGAAGTAACAGAAAGGCATTATGTATTTAAGCAAGACTTTGCTTTGGACAGCTAATATTCCAGATCAACGTTGAACATAGCTTCAAGTTTGGGAAGTGCTCTGCTGGTAAAGTAAAAGCAAAAATAAtcctctgtgtatatatataaagtatGTGTTAATTAGAGCATTAGAACTAATTAGAAATGTTAACTGTATCCACATAGAACTTAATAAATACATACTACCTCTTAATGAAAGGGGATTCCATTGGAatatcactctcagagtcaccaaTGAAATACTTGGCCAAGTATTTCAAGGCACATAGTACTTTTCAGCTTCGAGCAAACCTCGTGGTTTATATCTTTTCCAACGCTGTACTATATTGTATGGACATCTTTCTACAGTCCACCTCTATCTCCCATGCCACCTAATGACTACATTGCAATTTTAACCAGGTCTTATGAGAATAGCCAACTGAATAAAACAACAGTTAACTTTTTGGTATTCAAAACCATTAAGATGTTTACAATGAGCCATGCAATATATTCTTTGGGGTGTTTTTTCATCACCTATTTAGCAAACATAGAATGTATGTCATAATAGAAGCCAAAGAGATGAGAAATGATGGCTCGGGCCAACAAAGACAACCTCTTTGTTTTATTGTAAAGGTGTCTCCTAACATTTCAATGATGGTCTCCCcaaggcagatattttttctgtATTTACTCGCCTAttgtatgaagaagaaaagagccTCTGGATTTTCTATGAAGATGGTTTACACCTGTTTGAATGCAGAAGCATGATTTCtcagcattggaaaaaaaaaatcaggcttgcTTAAGACAACAACAGCAGTCTCATTTGGTCCATGGAGTTCCAGATTGAATTTAGCATTTGGTCATTCTGTTACTTTCCGATTttctcattccttttcttttcttcaaccTGAATGGCCAAGTCAACAAGCACATTTCTTCTCATCAGCTTTGGATGACACCAGTTTTCCTGAACTCCCACCGTTGGCTGTGTCAGAGAGCTGAGACTTGTCAACACACTGTTCCATTCGTTTCATTATTAAGTCCAAGAGCGTCTCCACGGCTTTGTCCACATTTTGGCCATTCGCTGCACTTGTTTCGAAGTAGGGGATGCTACGGCAGGAAAACATCAGAAGTATGGTAAGATATTTCAAGAGAGAACAGTTATAACAATAACCTACAGGTTTGCCTTCAAAGGGGACCTtgcatttaccatatttttcggagtataagatgcaccagagtataagatgcaccttagtttttggggaggaaaataagaaaaaagctgattggcaggtggccacccggaatactcccaatcagctgttcccagaggtgaattttagcaacaggttccttgggtgtgagctctgtgccttgcttttttttttttttttttgcttttttttctgcctctgaaacttctgaaactctgtttcagaaaaaactttttttcctgcctctgaaagcctctgaaatagCTTCagacaaaaaagcctctgaagctctgtttggaggttttttcctgaagctctgttgggggcttcttttttaaagctttgtttctgatgcttttttcagcctctgaaacctccctttgagaagctgggtagggctacattcggagtataaaacgcacccagattttcaccctcttttttgggaggaaaaaaggtgcgtcttatagtctgaaaaatacggtagtcctCAAAAGCGAAATGAATATCGAGTCACTTTCTAAAAAAGCCCTCAAAGTCTGCTGAACACATTCCTGTTCCTCCTCTCACAAAAAGAAATTCTTGTTCGCATCAGTACTTATCCATACGGGGATTACTTTAAGAATCATTGATGTcaacaggaaaataaaataaaataaaacattacacTTGGGTTTTCTTCTGCTGAAGCCAACTGTCTTGGTTGGCCATTTCATTGTGTCCTTATCCCACCTTTGGCATCACTCAGATGGCTACATCAACGCCTCCCGGGTTAGTTGAGGGGACACCATGTTTGTTTGCCTTACCCATATTTGTCTGCAAGTTCTTTTGCTTGTCTTTCATTGACCTCCCTCTGGTCTGATAGGTCAGCTTTATTTCCAATTAAGACTATGTCGGGGTTTTCGCAATAAGCGTTTGCTTGCAACTGacctaaagaaagaaaatgtagaaATTTGGGGAGGGGTGTAAAAATGTTCCCTGGAAACAGGAGCAGAAATCATTCCTCAGCCTTTCCTACCTGGTATCTTCCAGTTGAGGTGCTCAGCCTGGCTGGGAAAGGCTGAGAGATGAAATATGTGCAAATTCACTatctatttttacatttataaaaaTGTTATAATAGAAATAGGATGGTTAGTGTCTTATTGCCCAGAATACATTGGGCCATCCAATCAATCAAATTAACATTGAGATAATAAATCTGTAAATGATAATGAGAACTGTTTTTCCTTCTCTGCATCACAGTTGCAACAGGAATAAAGCAGGTAGACCTTGATTAACAACTGGTGTTGCTTACCGACCATTTGAAGcaagagtgaaatgtaaaatttgttactactggttctgtggcttggtggtgggggggtaatgtgactgggtaggccaaagaggttgtaaaaaaatgcttttaaaagcctctgatgagccttttaaaagcattttttaacctcttccctgaagaggttgtagaaaaaaatgcttttaaagggttctgatgatcccagctgagttgcctgatcaccagaaccttttaaaagcatttttacaacctcttcggcctaataggttgtagaaaaaatgcttttaaaaggttctcacgattccagctgagccaggcgatcatcagaggctttttttttacttttaaaagcattttttcagccgaagaaaaaatgcttttaaaagtaaacaaaaaaacccctctgatgatcgcacggctcagctgggcatgggggggggggcagggaattttgctactggttctctgaaccacccaccgccatcgctaccgaatcaggAGATCTGGtccaaacagggagcatttcacccctggtttgaagcaATGAGGGACCTCCCCATAGCCATTTATGACCTGGTTCTGGAGTTCCATTGGCTGTGCCCCtcctccagtcacatgatcacatttgggGCATTTGGCAAGTAGCTTGAATTTACAGACGTTTGCAACATCCTGCAAGTCATATGGCCACAATTTTGGGTGGGTTTTGCTCGtttctggcatttacttccagtttccaacAAAAAACAATTGCTCAttgagttaaaaaaaagtttgctttaaTGACCATGGCCTTCACTCAATGACCATCacttttgcttaacaaccaccacaaaaaaaggttgcaaaattgggtGCAGTCACATAGTGACTCCATAATGAccacaacttatgactgtaattttgggttcaattacagttgttaagtccaAGACTGCCTGTTATTCACATACAGCTAATATATTTCAAGCAATTCACATGCATTCTTTTAAGTAATATTTAAAGTAGTCTGGGCAGGGTTCAGCGTTTTGCAGGAACATGACATGGTGGTGATGCTAGAGGCTTCAAGGAGGGACCAGTGCCAGAGTGGAAAAACAACTTTGTCAGGTCAAAGTGAGAGTCCAGCTGTTTCCTAAAGTTTCCATAAAAGGTATTTTGCAGCTAGCAGCCAAGGCAAAGAATATCCAGGaacctctagaccaggggtctccaactttggcaactttaagacttgtggacttcaactcccagagtccctcagccagcaaagctggatgatgaacactgggagctgaagtccacaagtcttaaagttgccaaagttggagaccaggggtgaaatgctcctgatttggaccggatcgcccaatccagtagcaatggtggcgggtggttcggagaaccggtagcaaaaatccctgcccccccccccaccatgcccagctgagctgcatgatcatcagagggtttttttaacttttaaaagcatttttcttcagccaaaaatgcttttaaaagtaaaaaaaaaagcctctgatgattgtgtggctcagctgggataatcagagccttttaaaagcatttttttacaacctcttcggctgaagaggttgtaggaaaaaaatgcttttaaaaggctcctctggtgatcccagctgagttgcctgacaatcagaggctgtcgtgtcccactcctccgctgacggccgggtcagggaaatccgaatcaggtgtgcctctgcagctctgccaaagtcctagcaaagtcctcagggcaggcaggagaccagaaagtgatttcagcaagatatgtttagactttgcctgactcagagaatgccagaaagcagatcctttatataggccatggggtgtggctccatgactcagcacttatccaggcctgcccctcccttcctttttttttttttgtttacatttataccccgcccttctccgaagactcagggcggcttacaatgtatagggcaatagtctcattctatttgtatatatttacaaagtcaacttattgcccccccaacaatctgggtcattttacctaccttataaaggatggaaggctgagtcaaccttgggccgggctcgaacctgcagtaattgcaggctttgtgttcttaataacaggccttaccaggcagagctaaaccggcccttctgttgcctccgcctatcaagttttctgacgcgagggtcactccagtcggcagctgttggtaataaaccttcctcaggctcacatgctgtggaggagggggaggggtctagttgctccgtttgcctgggcatggagccagagctgggggctggaggtatttcttcctcatcagcctgtctgggcatggagccagggctggggccgggaggcatactagaacattcctccgtgtcggaagcagataagaagaccccggctgaggtgagattgaacgagacacaacagaggcttttaaaagcattttttacaacctcttcagtcaaagaggttgtaaaaaaaaaaatgcttttaaaaagtaaaaaaaaaagttggtcacgcccacccaatcacattaacacccctcacccccaagttatacccacagaaccagtagtaattaattttacatttcacccttgctggCTGGACTAGAAGCCAGCTTCAGAGAGAAGCGTGCATCacttctaatagcaatagcaaccttagacttatagaccgcttcccagtactttgcagccctctctaagcggtttttacacagtcagcctattgcccccaacagtctgggccctcattttacccacctcggaaggatggaaggctgagtcaaccctgagcctggtgagattcgaactgccaattttcaggcagccggcagtcagcagaagtagcctgcagtactgcactctcaccactgcgccacgGTGGCTCTTTTCTAAGGTACCTGCATGCCTTTTGTTGCAGAGTGTTTAATCGTATCAGGAATAGCTTACATAAGGCCACTCTCTATGGGGACTGCTGTCGCATTTAAAGATGATAGGTTCAATGCCGCTGAAGCTAAAAGAGCTCAAGGCTAAGAGAGAGAGGCAGCTGCTTTTTCCACTTACTCATCCAGTTTCTGACATTTAAGAAGCTCTGTTGACTGGTGAGATCAAACATTAGCAAGAAGCCCATGGCATCTCTGAAAAATGCTGTGGTGAGACTTCTGAATCTGTCAGGAGGAAAGGAGTGAAAAAGATCAATATACAACATGAGCTATCAAggaaaagaaagcaagcaaggaGTATTAGGTAAACATTTCAtggctgaactttttttttaaaaaaaaaaagtgctgcaaGCAAACAGAAAAATGACAAGGCAAAGCTTTCATATTCGCTTTACACGGGTAGTCAACCCTTATCCAGAATGACTGCTCAAGCACAAATCTTCCTTCAGGTTGTAAGGCAGCCCCAgggatcatttttattttctcttatcaTCTGTTCTGTTCCAATGGGGATTTGTGTTATAAATTTCTCTCTCCCTATCAAAAAGATGGGCAGGAAACCGCCACAGGAGATTTTAGTCAGCTACCCATCCAGGGACATGGAATTTCTGAGTGTATGACTCACACGCCTTCAAACAgagaacttgtgtgtgtgtgtttatacacatatgtgtatgcatgtgtgtgtgtgtgtgtgtgtgtgtgtgtgtgtgtaaactgcaGACACTACCCACTGTCCTGCGACCTTTAGCAATTGTACCCCTGAAATCCCACGTTCCAAAATGCTTCAAATCACTTTTTATTCAACATTCCAAATAATTCAAGATAAGAACTAGGTCTTAAGCTTCCTTGTAAACAGTAATACGATGTCAaactgataataaaaaaaaatattctgtcttGAAAACCTGCCCGAGTTCAAATGACAGAATCTAACAGAAAAAATGTTGTTCATTTCCCCTTCCAATTATTTCTGCATTGGACTTTTAAATTCTTGCATATTACCTCTCTTGCCCAGCTGTGTCCCATAGCTGCAGATGGACCTTAAAGGCTTTTCCAGAAGAACCACTTGACCCCTGGCTGTTGTACACCTGAAACATACGAAATAAAGCTTCACTGTTTATGTTAATACTGTTTATTTTAACAATTGTTTctttaaaagttaattaaaagtgAAGTCATAATTTGCAAGCTGAAAATGCAGGATAGGAAAAGATGCTAAACATCGTACGATCCTTTGATGGATTTTATTCCACAGTTGATTTTGGCAGCCAGCCCTGCGTTTACTGAAGGAGTTGCACACAGAAAGAATTACAATATTGATATTCGAAGTACCGGTCTCaagatcagggatgtccaaccatggcaactttaagacctgtggacctccactcctagaatcccccagccagcatgagaaaCGCGATGTTGTAGGCTAGCTTGATAAATCAAAAAAAGTTCCCAAGAGAAAACAatgacaagctacttctgctgtgttgcctagaacaggggtctccaaccttggcaactttgagacttgtggacttcaactcccagaatccctcagccagcaaagcaaagcaaagctggctgaggaattctgggagttgaagttcacaagtcttaaagttgccaaggttggagatccctggcctagaaaattgcaaaaaaaccaacaacacctGTCTCTGAAGCCACCAGAAGATGAAATCAATTTGTACACCTTAAACTTTATGTTTACAACATTAAATTGGAAGTGGTGACCCTTTACTCATCTATATGggccatgatggcgcagtggttagggttagggccagtactgcagcctacttcttctgcctgtcggctgcctgcaatttggcagttcaaatctcaccaggctcaaagttgactcagccttccgttcttccgaggtcagtaaaatgaggacccagattgttgggggcaataggctaactctgtaaaccgcttagagagagctgtaaagcagcggtcaccaactggtggtccgtggaccactggtggtccacgagaaaattttggtggtccgcagaaaaattatttgcattttttatattgcactaaatcagaagtcatcaaactacagcccctaggacagatatgtgcaatgaatgtttatgttgcttcagagagtctcccccttcaga
This genomic window from Ahaetulla prasina isolate Xishuangbanna chromosome 2, ASM2864084v1, whole genome shotgun sequence contains:
- the RAB27B gene encoding ras-related protein Rab-27B, with amino-acid sequence MTDGDYDYLIKLLALGDSGVGKTTLLYRYTDNKFNPKFITTVGIDFREKRVVYNSQGSSGSSGKAFKVHLQLWDTAGQERFRSLTTAFFRDAMGFLLMFDLTSQQSFLNVRNWMSQLQANAYCENPDIVLIGNKADLSDQREVNERQAKELADKYGIPYFETSAANGQNVDKAVETLLDLIMKRMEQCVDKSQLSDTANGGSSGKLVSSKADEKKCAC